A region of Mobula birostris isolate sMobBir1 chromosome X, sMobBir1.hap1, whole genome shotgun sequence DNA encodes the following proteins:
- the pfdn5 gene encoding prefoldin subunit 5 — MAQAVNVADLPLQQLEALRGQLEQETEFLTSSIQQLKLVQSKYVESQESLNKLSPDNTGKDVLVPLTSSMYVPGKLQDVNVVLLDIGTGYYVEKGITEARAFFNRKLEFLTKQIEKVQPALQEKYTVKQAVVEMLNQKIQHMAALNPHSGTAKA, encoded by the exons ATGGCGCAGGCGGTGAATGTGGCCGATCTGCCGCTGCAGCAGTTGGAGGCGCTGAGGGGGCAATTAGAGCAG GAAACGGAATTCCTCACCTCATCCATCCAGCAGCTAAAACTGGTACAGAGCAAGTATGTGGAGTCGCAGGAGAGTCTGAACAAGCTCAGCCCAGACAACACTG gtAAGGATGTGCTGGTGCCTTTGACAAGTTCT ATGTATGTCCCTGGGAAGCTGCAGGACGTGAACGTCGTGTTACTGGACATCGGCACCGGTTACTATGTGGAGAAG GGGATTACGGAGGCACGAGCATTCTTCAACAGGAAATTGGAGTTCCTCACCAAGCAGATCGAGAAGGTGCAGCCAGCCCTGCAGGAGAAGTACACTGTGAAGCAGG CCGTGGTGGAGATGTTGAACCAGAAGATCCAGCATATGGCAGCACTCAACCCCCACTCCGGCACGGCCAAGGCCTGA
- the myg1 gene encoding MYG1 exonuclease isoform X1 — MRLPALCSRRLLMMSVAAASDSSCLLSAAGTEPKRRRGSVRPTIGTHDGTFHCDEALACFLLRQLPEYQDAEVVRSRDPQVLKDCDVVVDVGGVYDPTLHRYDHHQRSFTETMSSLRPGSGRCTKLSSAGLVYLHFGPRILSQCLGLQPSDPALPTLMDKVYENFVEEIDAVDNGIAQYEGEPRYTITTNLSCRVSHLNPPWNAENQDTQAAFVQAMQLVGSEFLDRLTYYHRSWLPARELVEEAIRGLCEADASGEIMILKQGGCPWKEHLFELEKELSLSTPIKFILYTDQRGQWRVQCVPETPTSFRSRLPLPEAWRGLRDEDLTMRSGIPGCVFVHANGFIGGNTTQEGALHMAQETLRQAARGEEA; from the exons ATGCGGCTGCCGGCTCTGTGCTCACGCCGCTTGCTAATGATGTCCGTAGCCGCCGCCTCCGACTCGTCCTGTCTCCTCTCAGCCGCCGGCACGGAGCCGAAGCGGCGGCGAGGTTCCGTCCGACCCACCATTGGCACCCACGACGGCACCTTCCACTGTGATGAGGCTCTCGCCTGCTTCCTGCTGCGGCAACTGCCAGAGTACCAG GACGCAGAGGTTGTTCGGAGCCGGGACCCCCAGGTGCTTAAGGACTGCGATGTCGTGGTGGATGTGGGTGGCGTGTACGACCCAACCTTGCATCGCTATGACCACCATCAGAG GTCCTTCACAGAGACAATGTCCTCCCTGAGGCCAGGCTCGGGCCGATGTACGAAGCTGAGCAGTGCCGGCCTGGTCTACCTGCACTTCGGGCCCCGTATCCTGTCCCAGTGCCTGGGGCTCCAGCCCAGTGACCCTGCTCTTCCCACCTTAATGGACAAG gtGTACGAGAACTTTGTGGAGGAGATTGATGCTGTCGACAATGGCATCGCTCAGTACGAGGGTGAGCCTCGCTACACCATCACCACCAACCTCAGCTGCCGGGTGTCGCACCTCAACCCCCCCTGGAATGCAGAGAACCAGGACAcccag GCTGCCTTTGTTCAGGCAATGCAGTTGGTGGGCTCAGAGTTCTTGGACCGACTGACCTATTACCACCGTTCCTGGCTTCCAGCACGGGAGCTGGTCGAGGAGGCGATCCGCGGACTGTGTGAG GCTGATGCCAGTGGGGAGATCATGATCCTGAAGCAGGGTGGGTGTCCATGGAAGGAGCACCTTTTTGAGCTGGAGAAGGAGCTCAGCCTCAGCACACCCATCAAGTTCATCCTGTACACAGACCAGCGGGGACAGTGGCGGGTGCAATGTGTCCCAGAGACGCCCACCTCCTTCCGGAGCAG GCTCCCACTGCCAGAAGCCTGGCGGGGACTGAGGGATGAGGATCTGACCATGCGGAGTGGGATTCCGGGATGCGTGTTTGTACATGCCAATGGCTTCATCGGGGGCAATACCACTCAGGAGGGAGCACTGCATATGGCACAGGAGACTCTGCGCCAAGCAGCGAGGGGGGAGGAGGCATGA
- the myg1 gene encoding MYG1 exonuclease isoform X2 translates to MRLPALCSRRLLMMSVAAASDSSCLLSAAGTEPKRRRGSVRPTIGTHDGTFHCDEALACFLLRQLPEYQDAEVVRSRDPQVLKDCDVVVDVGGVYDPTLHRYDHHQRSFTETMSSLRPGSGRCTKLSSAGLVYLHFGPRILSQCLGLQPSDPALPTLMDKVYENFVEEIDAVDNGIAQYEGEPRYTITTNLSCRVSHLNPPWNAENQDTQAAFVQAMQLVGSEFLDRLTYYHRSWLPARELVEEAIRGLCEADASGEIMILKQGGCPWKEHLFELEKELSLSTPIKFILYTDQRGQWRVQCVPETPTSFRSR, encoded by the exons ATGCGGCTGCCGGCTCTGTGCTCACGCCGCTTGCTAATGATGTCCGTAGCCGCCGCCTCCGACTCGTCCTGTCTCCTCTCAGCCGCCGGCACGGAGCCGAAGCGGCGGCGAGGTTCCGTCCGACCCACCATTGGCACCCACGACGGCACCTTCCACTGTGATGAGGCTCTCGCCTGCTTCCTGCTGCGGCAACTGCCAGAGTACCAG GACGCAGAGGTTGTTCGGAGCCGGGACCCCCAGGTGCTTAAGGACTGCGATGTCGTGGTGGATGTGGGTGGCGTGTACGACCCAACCTTGCATCGCTATGACCACCATCAGAG GTCCTTCACAGAGACAATGTCCTCCCTGAGGCCAGGCTCGGGCCGATGTACGAAGCTGAGCAGTGCCGGCCTGGTCTACCTGCACTTCGGGCCCCGTATCCTGTCCCAGTGCCTGGGGCTCCAGCCCAGTGACCCTGCTCTTCCCACCTTAATGGACAAG gtGTACGAGAACTTTGTGGAGGAGATTGATGCTGTCGACAATGGCATCGCTCAGTACGAGGGTGAGCCTCGCTACACCATCACCACCAACCTCAGCTGCCGGGTGTCGCACCTCAACCCCCCCTGGAATGCAGAGAACCAGGACAcccag GCTGCCTTTGTTCAGGCAATGCAGTTGGTGGGCTCAGAGTTCTTGGACCGACTGACCTATTACCACCGTTCCTGGCTTCCAGCACGGGAGCTGGTCGAGGAGGCGATCCGCGGACTGTGTGAG GCTGATGCCAGTGGGGAGATCATGATCCTGAAGCAGGGTGGGTGTCCATGGAAGGAGCACCTTTTTGAGCTGGAGAAGGAGCTCAGCCTCAGCACACCCATCAAGTTCATCCTGTACACAGACCAGCGGGGACAGTGGCGGGTGCAATGTGTCCCAGAGACGCCCACCTCCTTCCGGAGCAGGTGA
- the myg1 gene encoding MYG1 exonuclease isoform X3, giving the protein MRSFTETMSSLRPGSGRCTKLSSAGLVYLHFGPRILSQCLGLQPSDPALPTLMDKVYENFVEEIDAVDNGIAQYEGEPRYTITTNLSCRVSHLNPPWNAENQDTQAAFVQAMQLVGSEFLDRLTYYHRSWLPARELVEEAIRGLCEADASGEIMILKQGGCPWKEHLFELEKELSLSTPIKFILYTDQRGQWRVQCVPETPTSFRSRLPLPEAWRGLRDEDLTMRSGIPGCVFVHANGFIGGNTTQEGALHMAQETLRQAARGEEA; this is encoded by the exons ATGAG GTCCTTCACAGAGACAATGTCCTCCCTGAGGCCAGGCTCGGGCCGATGTACGAAGCTGAGCAGTGCCGGCCTGGTCTACCTGCACTTCGGGCCCCGTATCCTGTCCCAGTGCCTGGGGCTCCAGCCCAGTGACCCTGCTCTTCCCACCTTAATGGACAAG gtGTACGAGAACTTTGTGGAGGAGATTGATGCTGTCGACAATGGCATCGCTCAGTACGAGGGTGAGCCTCGCTACACCATCACCACCAACCTCAGCTGCCGGGTGTCGCACCTCAACCCCCCCTGGAATGCAGAGAACCAGGACAcccag GCTGCCTTTGTTCAGGCAATGCAGTTGGTGGGCTCAGAGTTCTTGGACCGACTGACCTATTACCACCGTTCCTGGCTTCCAGCACGGGAGCTGGTCGAGGAGGCGATCCGCGGACTGTGTGAG GCTGATGCCAGTGGGGAGATCATGATCCTGAAGCAGGGTGGGTGTCCATGGAAGGAGCACCTTTTTGAGCTGGAGAAGGAGCTCAGCCTCAGCACACCCATCAAGTTCATCCTGTACACAGACCAGCGGGGACAGTGGCGGGTGCAATGTGTCCCAGAGACGCCCACCTCCTTCCGGAGCAG GCTCCCACTGCCAGAAGCCTGGCGGGGACTGAGGGATGAGGATCTGACCATGCGGAGTGGGATTCCGGGATGCGTGTTTGTACATGCCAATGGCTTCATCGGGGGCAATACCACTCAGGAGGGAGCACTGCATATGGCACAGGAGACTCTGCGCCAAGCAGCGAGGGGGGAGGAGGCATGA